In one window of Megalops cyprinoides isolate fMegCyp1 chromosome 24, fMegCyp1.pri, whole genome shotgun sequence DNA:
- the LOC118770845 gene encoding uncharacterized protein LOC118770845, which produces MTPCILGEDPSSIEAHVKVLHSQYQKMQPDTAIVRDRMQQTVAWRQKEIADGVTVEDTVKKYPFLRTPTGLGDELERIHPAIGNVWQRRFQLDRTEEMDLRAALMFLPFIFRENIDCFITVGECDPGTPYPTIQLTDKDWKMAFTRRAPNIVNVDGVEVCRGLGIDKGVIVAFCTYFVFNLQYSKHLKNTLMFLQRYILKIVVDGDQPLPLTVMRQINLLY; this is translated from the exons ATGACACCATGCATTCTAGGTGAGGATCCATCCTCCATTGAGGCTCATGTTAAAGTCTTGCATAGCCAGTACCAAAAGATGCAACCTGACACTGCCATAGTACGAGACCGTATGCAGCAAACCGTTGCATGGCGCCAAAAGGAGATTGCAGATGGAGTGACCGTTGAAGACACTGTGAAGAAGTACCCTTTCTTAAGAACGCCGACAGGG tTGGGTGATGAGTTGGAGCGTATCCATCCAGCAATAGGAAACGTGTGGCAGCGAAGATTTCAACTTGATCGTACCGAAG AAATGGATTTAAGAGCAGCCCTTATGTTTTTGCCCTTCATCTTCAGAGAGAATATTGACTGCTTTATTACAGTTGGAGAG TGTGATCCTGGCACCCCATATCCAACTATTCAGCTGACTGATAAAGACTGGAAAATGGCCTTCACCAGGAGAGCTCCAAACATTGTCAATGTAGATGGCGTTGAGGTGTGTCGTGGCCTTGGAATTGACAAAGGGGTTATTGTCGCCTTCTGCACATACTTTGTCTTTAATCTTCAGTATTCAAAACATCTGAAGAATACGCTGATGTTCCTCCaaaggtacattttaaaaatagttgtGGATGGTGACCAGCCCCTGCCATTAACAGTCATGAGACAGATAAATCTTCTTTATTAA